In Neovison vison isolate M4711 chromosome 14, ASM_NN_V1, whole genome shotgun sequence, the following proteins share a genomic window:
- the LOC122895486 gene encoding thyroid receptor-interacting protein 11-like — MATAGGSGAPAAGQLQEPFLNRCTATGGERGTAQAAAPEPPNQGQLYDRQMFSWAGGLGCGLGHTLGAVDSSHTSLTRDISDIHRHVLGKGTFPGDTMDLADVISSQTQINRRLPETDTLEAEVTHWKMLCPCSTQGPNTVDPETVWTLKSHIRDLQQKQIRDMDKHQLEVAVLQNTHRQKLADLTDRHRKQLMDYRRQVEDLQNQGAAGNVNRDLLEERERDLRRLKQQLTQMQRLNDSLNNLASDLRAEKEKLVRELRQATHQLEESVLRNNEDSLKNNVAVRALKVEKGRLVAKLCRAEKKLCQQKTEQSLRERAPADNGHFTKLGQEKDLEILHLRERIEQMDAEHQETKELLSFALEEHKQLAECLREQEEYIKELRERPELQEELGQSTETFRSRDILPPSGEDKDTRLPSTTDQHPRVDEDLERLTRQSRAVPLVDPKILEEIEELECEVLQLSRLKDDLEEEIQEQQKIIHNQQQGKRALLQALQEQKEKVDRLQHRQEATNAERAQLLAAKDELIRNLQVTLEELKAQLPDESPHIPRQPWEDEEVRASQPLPRENGGDERDPSQAEIQRLVQGIKEQELARQLLTEENIRLTAQVDRLSKEEIGKLTRIIQQKDVEIQGLSSRISEASHSQNRHVQQLQQQLQECALKSEQILAILNEKMREKSNLERDYHEMTDRLAAKEADLQRVQEENQKLSTRVESSGQEGCSERIRDLAHAVREKDLEVEALSQICQTLWRILQTPSPGHEVRGGRIDQFQQLLQERDTLSQRVKVMEEWKEQVRTTVQTLKRESPQLQRDLRQLQAWARTNSENVLKLQTASLDQIQTSQGRDVNLQELEKELAQLQLRIGELCNAEDLLLGNLDVIFLQTSSDSLKAGKSDPVRESSQVIREEVEELRKSGQGKETMIRTLREDQQRWIASGAATGEGEGKPREHGDSDSHTEQLQEKPAVLQNSLRAQELRIQAESEELLSSQEQLSGQLSENELLRQAVTNLKERIADLEVDVCRLKEENAKIVERSREKDMENQALQETNRLLSVTQREAASQHAAMREKALALEQLLQEREEGETGELNRLVDAVRSMQDKAAVCQREREDAVSALTQKETETCALQKEVHRLRERERRLTQELERGRHLAAEAQDSRRRQALASEDQVAQLREEVTVLQGKLALSSAAMEKAGHGARLQAESLRAQLHVVTQQKEEAVLRLAASQEEGRRCHQTLASLKLELAERMEEADALEGKLKSLRGRLHQTNADLEVKEDQLQELKKQNEVQQEMLEDTQKKLMTFVSQSEGTVDKTLLRRLFVGSFQAADAERQEALRLMASTLGIREDQLRQLRSREPAGVPSGVTGGPGPRSAPSTPAKPNHRAVANRSFSELFVQFLEVESHSAFPAPKPSARDVKPPDSGGRGKLPKKQGPSRLNAPLASTPGKKEVKPRTTAVSLIDPPGPEMDGSEHLLLNAVTDALPTYTPRILSPAQKVGKAAAKDLSKK; from the exons ATGGCGACGGCAGGGGGCAGCGGGGCTCCAGCGGCGGGGCAGCTGCAGGAGCCATTCCTAAACCG GTGCACAGCCACGGGAGGCGAGAGAGGCACGGCGCAGGCGGCGGCCCCTGAACCGCCAAACCAAG GGCAGTTGTATGACCGCCAGATGTTCTCCTGGGCTGGTGGTCTGGGCTGTGGCCTAGGCCATACCCTAGGGGCCGTGGACAGCAGCCACACCTCTTTGACCAGGGACATCTCTGATATTCACAGACATGTGCTGGGGAAAGGGACTTTCCCTGGGGACACCATGGATCTGGCTGATGTCATCTCATCCCAGACACAGATCAACAGACGCCTCCCTGAGACAGACACACTGGAGGCTGAAGTGACTCACTGGAAGATGTTGTGCCCGTGTTCCACCCAGGGACCAAATACCGTCGACCCAGAAACAGTGTGGACACTGAAGAGCCACATCAGGGACCTACAGCAGAAGCAGATACGGGACATGGACAAACATCAGCTGGAAGTGGCCGTGTTGCAAAACACCCACCGGCAGAAGCTAGCAGACCTCACTGACCGGCACCGCAAACAACTAATGGACTATCGACGACAGGTGGAAGACCTGCAAAACCAAGGTGCTGCCGGGAACGTGAACCGTGACCTTcttgaggagagggaaagggatctCAGAAGGCTGAAGCAGCAACTTACACAAATGCAGCGGCTGAACGACAGTCTGAACAACCTTGCTTCGGATCTCCGAGCAGAAAAGGAGAAGTTGGTTCGTGAGCTCCGACAGGCAACACATCAGCTGGAGGAATCCGTTCTGCGCAACAACGAGGATTCCCTAAAGAACAACGTTGCCGTGAGGGCTTTAAAGGTAGAGAAAGGACGGTTAGTGGCAAAACTGTGTCGGGCCGAAAAGAAGCTTTGCCAACAGAAGACCGAACAAAGCCTCAGAGAACGGGCACCGGCAGATAATGGCCATTTCACTAAGCTCGGTCAGGAGAAAGACCTGGAGATACTCCACCTCCGGGAGAGGATCGAGCAGATGGACGCAGAGCATCAGGAAACGAAGGAACTGCTGTCCTTTGCTTTGGAGGAGCACAAGCAATTGGCAGAGTGCCTTAGGGAGCAAGAGGAGTACATCAAAGAACTCCGAGAAAGGCCAGAGCTTCAGGAGGAACTCGGCCAGTCGACCGAAACCTTCAGAAGCCGTGACATCCTACCCCCATCCGGGGAGGACAAAGACACGCGTCTCCCATCCACGACAGACCAACACCCTCGTGTGGACGAAGACCTGGAGCGCCTCACCCGACAGAGTCGCGCTGTCCCTCTGGTTGACCCGAAAATCCTCGAGGAGATTGAAGAACTCGAGTGTGAGGTCCTTCAGCTCAGCAGGTTAAAAGATGATCTCGAGGAGGAAATCCAAGAACAACAGAAGATCATTCACAACCAGCAGCAGGGGAAGAGAGCACTGCTTCAGGCCttacaggagcagaaggagaaggtggACCGCCTTCAACACCGGCAGGAGGCGACGAACGCTGAACGCGCTCAGCTCCTCGCGGCCAAAGACGAGCTGATTCGGAATCTGCAAGTCACGCTAGAAGAGCTGAAAGCCCAGTTGCCCGACGAAAGCCCGCACATTCCGAGGCAACCCTGGGAGGATGAGGAAGTGCGAGCAAGCCAGCCTCTCCCCAGAGAGAACGGAGGGGACGAGCGTGATCCATCTCAAGCTGAAATTCAAAGGCTAGTCCAAGGAATCAAAGAACAGGAACTGGCGAGGCAGCTTCTCACTGAAGAGAACATCCGACTGACCGCGCAAGTGGATCGGCTCTCCAAAGAGGAGATCGGGAAACTCACTCGGATCATCCAGCAAAAGGATGTGGAGATTCAGGGTCTCTCCAGCAGAATCTCTGAGGCTTCTCACAGCCAGAACAGGCACGTGCAACAACTTCAGCAGCAGTTGCAAGAGTGTGCTTTGAAAAGCGAACAGATCTTGGCCATCCTGAACGAGAAGATGAGGGAGAAGAGCAATCTGGAAAGGGACTATCACGAAATGACCGATCGACTTGCTGCCAAGGAAGCAGACCTCCAGAGGGtgcaagaggaaaatcaaaaacTGTCCACGAGAGTGGAAAGCAGCGGCCAGGAGGGGTGTAGCGAAAGGATTCGGGATCTGGCCCACGCGGTTCGAGAAAAAGACCTGGAAGTGGAGGCGTTAAGTCAGATATGCCAGACTTTATGGAGGATCCTGCAAACACCCAGCCCTGGTCATGAGGTTCGAGGAGGTCGAATCGATCAGTTCCAGCAGCTTCTCCAGGAACGGGACACGTTATCACAGCGAGTGAAGGTCATGGAGGAGTGGAAAGAGCAGGTGCGGACCACGGTCCAAACTCTGAAGCGCGAGTCACCCCAGCTTCAGAGAGATCTGCGACAACTGCAGGCGTGGGCTCGCACCAACAGCGAGAACGTTCTGAAACTGCAGACAGCCTCTCTTGACCAGATCCAAACTTCCCAAGGACGGGACGTAAACTTAcaagagctagagaaggaactggCCCAACTTCAGCTCCGCATCGGGGAGCTCTGCAATGCCGAGGACCTCCTTTTAGGGAACCTCGATGTGATTTTCCTCCAGACCTCCAGCGACTCCCTGAAGGCCGGGAAATCTGACCCAGTGAGGGAGTCCTCTCAGGTGATCAGAGAGGAGGTCGAAGAGCTCAGAAAAtcagggcaaggaaaagagaCCATGATTCGAACCCTCCGGGAAGATCAGCAGAGATGGATTGCTTCAGGGGCTGCCACgggggaaggagaaggcaaaCCACGGGAACACGGCGATTCCGATTCCCACACGGAACAGCTGCAGGAGAAACCGGCCGTTCTACAAAACTCCCTTCGGGCTCAGGAGCTCCGAATCCAAGCGGAAAGTGAGGAGCTGCTTTCTTCACAGGAGCAGCTCAGTGGCCAGCTGAGTGAGAACGAGCTGCTGAGGCAGGCAGTCACCAATCTGAAGGAGAGGATAGCAGATCTCGAAGTGGACGTGTGTCGGCTGAAAGAGGAAAACGCAAAGATCGTGGAACGATCTagagaaaaggacatggaaaACCAGGCGTTGCAAGAGACAAATCGGCTGCTTTCAGTGACGCAGAGAGAGGCGGCATCCCAGCATGCTGCGAtgagagagaaggcactggccctGGAGCAACTGttgcaagagagagaagagggcgaGACCGGGGAATTGAACCGGCTCGTCGACGCCGTTCGGTCAATGCAGGACAAGGCAGCTGTGTGTCAACGGGAGAGAGAGGACGCCGTGTCGGCACTGACACAGAAAGAAACGGAAACCTGCGCCCTCCAGAAGGAGGTTCACCGGTTACGAGAGAGAGAACGGCGCCtcacccaggagctggagagagggcggCACCTCGCTGCAGAAGCCCAAGATTCTCGTCGCCGGCAAGCTTTGGCCTCCGAGGACCAAGTGGCTCAGCTAAGAGAGGAAGTGACGGTCTTGCAGGGAAAACTCGCTTTGTCTTCCGCTGCCATGGAAAAGGCCGGCCACGGAGCCCGTCTGCAGGCAGAGTCGCTGCGGGCGCAGTTGCACGTGGTCACCCAGCAGAAGGAGGAAGCTGTGCTCCGGCTCGCcgcctcccaggaagagggaaggcgcTGCCATCAAACACTAGCGAGCCTGAAGCTGGAACTGGCCGAACGGATGGAAGAGGCAGACGccctagaaggaaaactgaagtccTTACGGGGACGTTTGCATCAAACAAATGCCGacttggaggtgaaggaggaccaACTCCAAGAgctcaagaaacagaatgaggtcCAGCAGGAAATGctggaggacacacagaagaaactGATGACCTTTGTCAGTCAGTCCGAAGGAACGGTGGACAAAACCCTCCTAAGGAGACTCTTCGTGGGATCGTTCCAGGCAGCTGATGCGGAACGGCAGGAAGCCTTGAGGTTGATGGCAAGCACGCTGGGGATCCGAGAAGACCAGCTGCGGCAGCTGCGCAGCCGAGAGCCCGCGGGTGTGCCCAGCGGGGTGACTGGGGGGCCTGGACCCAGAAGCGCCCCCAGCACCCCCGCGAAACCAAATCACCGAGCTGTGGCCAATCGTTCCTTTTCAGAACTTTTTGTCCAGTTTCTAGAAGTGGAATCTCATTCGGCTTTTCCAGCGCCCAAACCCTCTGCTCGTGACGTGAAGCCCCCAGACtcgggaggaaggggaaaactgcCTAAGAAACAAGGCCCATCACGACTGAACGCTCCCCTGGCATCCACACCCGGAAAAAAGGAGGTCAAGCCCCGCACCACAGCTGTGTCTCTTATTGACCCACCCGGACCGGAAATGGATGGATCGGAGCACCTTCTTCTAAATGCTGTCACTGATGCTTTACCCACGTACACGCCGCGTATACTATCGCCTGCCCAGAAGGTTGGAAAGGCGGCGGCCAAAGACCTCTCCAAGAAATAG